Proteins found in one Bacillus subtilis subsp. subtilis str. 168 genomic segment:
- the rluD gene encoding pseudouridylate synthase (Evidence 2a: Function from experimental evidences in other organisms; PubMedId: 15078091, 15928344, 17188032, 17937767, 18032607, 20817755; Product type e : enzyme), protein MNQIDITASEEQKSERIDKFLASTENDWSRTQVQQWVKDGQVVVNGSAVKANYKIQPGDQVTVTVPEPEALDVLAEPMDLDIYYEDQDVLVVNKPRGMVVHPAPGHLTGTLVNGLMAHCTDLSGINGVMRPGIVHRIDKDTSGLLMVAKNDMAHESLVNQLVNKTVTRKYTAVVHGLISHDDGTIDAPIGRDKKDRQSMTVTRDGKNAVTHFHVLERFQDFTLVECQLETGRTHQIRVHMKYIGFPLAGDPKYGPRKTIDFNGQALHAGVLGFDHPRTGEYVEFEAPLPEDMAELIENLRKNG, encoded by the coding sequence ATGAATCAAATTGATATAACCGCTTCAGAAGAACAAAAAAGTGAGCGGATTGATAAATTTTTGGCATCGACTGAGAATGATTGGTCAAGAACCCAGGTTCAGCAATGGGTAAAAGACGGACAGGTTGTCGTGAACGGAAGCGCGGTGAAAGCGAATTATAAAATTCAGCCGGGTGATCAGGTGACCGTCACTGTACCTGAACCGGAAGCGCTCGACGTCCTGGCAGAGCCTATGGATCTGGATATTTATTATGAGGACCAGGATGTGCTGGTCGTCAACAAACCTCGCGGAATGGTTGTTCACCCAGCACCCGGGCATCTTACGGGCACACTTGTAAACGGTCTTATGGCTCATTGCACAGACCTTTCCGGAATAAATGGTGTGATGCGCCCGGGTATTGTTCACAGAATCGATAAGGACACGTCCGGTTTATTAATGGTGGCGAAAAATGATATGGCGCACGAGTCACTCGTAAACCAATTGGTCAACAAAACGGTCACGCGGAAATATACGGCGGTTGTCCACGGGCTTATTTCTCATGATGACGGCACAATTGACGCGCCGATCGGACGGGATAAAAAAGACCGTCAAAGCATGACTGTGACACGTGATGGCAAAAACGCTGTCACTCATTTTCATGTGCTTGAGCGTTTTCAGGATTTTACGTTAGTGGAGTGCCAGCTTGAAACAGGGAGAACCCATCAAATTCGTGTTCATATGAAATATATCGGATTCCCATTAGCAGGCGATCCGAAATACGGCCCAAGAAAAACAATCGACTTTAATGGCCAAGCGCTTCACGCGGGAGTTTTAGGTTTTGACCATCCACGAACAGGAGAATATGTCGAATTTGAAGCGCCGCTTCCCGAGGATATGGCAGAATTAATCGAAAACCTCAGAAAAAACGGTTGA
- the pyrR gene encoding transcriptional attenuator and uracil phosphoribosyltransferase activity (Evidence 1a: Function from experimental evidences in the studied strain; PubMedId: 7798145, 9932459, 12482852, 15716449, 17322189, 18678934; Product type r : regulator), protein MNQKAVILDEQAIRRALTRIAHEMIERNKGMNNCILVGIKTRGIYLAKRLAERIEQIEGNPVTVGEIDITLYRDDLSKKTSNDEPLVKGADIPVDITDQKVILVDDVLYTGRTVRAGMDALVDVGRPSSIQLAVLVDRGHRELPIRADYIGKNIPTSKSEKVMVQLDEVDQNDLVAIYENE, encoded by the coding sequence TTGAATCAAAAAGCTGTCATTCTCGACGAACAGGCAATTAGACGGGCGCTGACCAGGATTGCTCACGAAATGATCGAACGCAATAAAGGAATGAATAACTGCATTCTTGTCGGCATTAAGACAAGAGGGATTTACCTGGCAAAACGCCTTGCGGAACGCATTGAACAGATTGAGGGAAATCCTGTTACAGTCGGTGAAATTGATATTACTCTTTACAGAGATGATCTTTCTAAAAAAACAAGCAACGATGAACCGCTTGTAAAAGGTGCAGATATTCCGGTAGATATTACAGATCAAAAAGTCATTCTCGTTGATGATGTTCTGTATACCGGAAGAACAGTCAGAGCAGGAATGGATGCGCTTGTTGATGTAGGCAGACCTTCCTCCATTCAGCTTGCAGTGCTTGTGGACAGAGGACACCGGGAGCTGCCGATCCGAGCGGATTATATCGGGAAAAACATCCCGACATCAAAGTCTGAAAAGGTTATGGTACAGCTTGATGAGGTAGACCAAAACGATCTCGTCGCCATTTATGAAAACGAATAA